In Lampris incognitus isolate fLamInc1 chromosome 20, fLamInc1.hap2, whole genome shotgun sequence, one genomic interval encodes:
- the LOC130130489 gene encoding uncharacterized protein LOC130130489, translating to MQQANVLYISSDPKCYKRETKTVMDYTFPDDQGVHPITERYAAECGYSIDTFPLPGHIEFRASYFSCHEYNQDDQVFHFKFNLVATTDKGQVVRYDIEKTCSPSLPWSPKEVTCETNYMEASVRSDMTCPSGTKKVDWNTSLTTAYLSAISDWQVMFQGKGELAPMTLTEAREQGYVFDVTDGRLIFRTPYGQPHSFTTMVGGVTMEVVHPTAFSRQNWIVLIVDLVAACSIDEGYYDGSNLVWETPEVPSPLVFGLSSLENQQINVGVNGQLLEQPVAEERGYHVVMHNGAIRISIPYNAEGTYRKSFVTDNQYQEFFVFHLYFEQLLVDENSVETRLRIYRPIATPLLSHPVLAVNRTVIEERVFTVYLGDFPEDVELVAVKLNGHDFAVPFVNESAYTISRVPQANATHGYTLRVPFDDPVVSMELFNNGVLQFTLNINYTLTVLPEDELYCHLTSVVAQITAVFPPAFQAICSEQGIRFKLDHQPFDYLWEIYIGRDPLTPELAAQLGYMMQNNSETLLLDVPIFSPGYTYEEIGLKAFFATFEILIKHRRTLTVHGSAVKTCRFPTTELIVCSHDGKMTAVADVSLAMPDGVPSRTSLLDPNCGPKDTDYSKALFSCQLNTCGTRVKLGKGHIVYENEIVVGRKLPAASRNDTDKVTLQCVYRLSGLHRLFSMHKFVSDMPGVGSIVHSKHSVQSQRTTLPPTTKHTTTEPTATSQKPTIKQPVFQSAAHYVKVFDVLKDLSDTLSWQTRKRSFRS from the exons ATGCAGCAAGCCAATGTGCTATACATCTCCTCAGATCCCAAGTGCTATAAG CGGGAGACTAAAACTGTTATGGACTACACCTTCCCAGATGACCAAGGTGTTCACCCCATCACTGAACGTTATGCAGCAGAATGTGGCTACAGCATCGACACGTTCCCCTTACCGGGCCATATTGAGTTCCGTGCTTCATACTTCTCCTGTCATGAATACAATCAA GATGATCAAGTGTTCCACTTCAAATTTAACCTAGTTGCAACCACTGACAAAGGACAGGTGGTTAGATATGATATCGAGAAGACCTGTTCTCCTTCACTCCCCTGGTCTCCCAAGGAGGTTACCTGTGAGACCAACTACATGGAA GCGTCTGTGAGGAGTGATATGACCTGTCCATCTGGTACCAAGAAGGTTGACTGGAATACCAGCCTTACAACT GCCTATCTCTCGGCCATTTCTGACTGGCAGGTGATGTtccaggggaagggggaactggctCCCATGACCCTCACTGAAGCTCGTGAGCAGGGCTATGTATTTGATGTGACCGATGGAAGACTCATTTTCCGTACCCCGTATGGACAACCTCACTCATTCACCACCATG GTGGGTGGTGTGACCATGGAGGTAGTCCATCCAACAGCCTTCTCTAGACAGAACTGGATAGTCCTCATCGTAGATCTGGTGGCAGCTTGCTCCATTG ATGAAGGTTACTACGATGGCAGCAATCTAGTTTGGGAGACCCCTGAAGTACCATCCCCTCTAGTCTTTGGTCTCTCCAGTTTGGAAAACCAGCAGATCAATGTTGGAGTCAATGGCCAACTCTTGGAGCAGCCAGTTGCAGAGGAAAGGGGATACCATGTGGTTATGCACAATGGTGCAATCCGGATTAGCATCCCTTATAATGCTGAGGGAACCTACAGGAAG AGCTTTGTGACTGACAACCAGTATCAAGAGTTCTTTGTTTTCCATCTGTACTTCGAACAACTCTTGGTGGATGAGAATTCTGTAGAGACCAGGCTTCGCATCTACAGACCAATTGCCACACCTCTGCTGTCACATCCTGTGCTTGCTGTAAACC GAACGGTTATTGAGGAACGTGTGTTCACGGTGTACCTTGGCGATTTCCCCGAGGATGTGGAGTTGGTGGCTGTGAAGCTAAATGGACACGACTTTGCTGTGCCGTTTGTAAATGAGAGCGCGTACACAATCTCAAGAGTCCCTCAGGCCAATGCCACTCATGGCTACACACTCAGGGTGCCATTTGATGACCCTGTTGTCTCAATGGAG ctattcAACAACGGCGTCCTGCAGTTCACATTGAATATAAACTACACCCTTACTGTTCTGCCTGAAGATGAGCTTTACTGCCACCTAACATCAGTTGTGGCACAGATAACTGCTGTCT TCCCTCCAGCCTTTCAGGCCATCTGTTCTGAGCAAGGCATCCGCTTTAAGCTAGACCACCAGCCTTTTGACTATCTGTGGGAGATTTATATCGGCAGAGACCCCCTCACCCCAGAGCTGGCTGCCCAACTGGGTTACATGATGCAAAACAACAGTGAGACTCTGCTCTTGGATGTGCCAATATTTTCACCAGGCTACACTTATGAG GAAATTGGTTTGAAAGCTTTCTTTGCTACTTTTGAGATCCTCATCAAGCATCGTAGGACTTTGACAGTCCATGGCTCCGCAGTGAAAACTTGCCGGTTCCCTACTACTGAACTAATTG TGTGTTCCCATGATGGCAAGATGACTGCAGTTGCTGATGTGTCATTGGCCATGCCAGATGGAGTGCCTTCTAGGACCTCCCTCCTGGACCCAAATTGTGGTCCCAAAGATACAGATTACTCCAAAGCTCTGTTCTCATGTCAGTTGAACACTTGTGGAACCAGAGTTAAG CTTGGCAAAGGTCACATTGTCTATGAAAATGAGATTGTCGTCGGCCGGAAACTACCTGCTGCTTCCAGGAATGATACTGACAA GGTGACGCTCCAGTGTGTCTATCGCCTATCTGGACTCCACCGCCTCTTCTCAATGCACAAGTTTGTGTCTGACATGCCTGGTGTAGGAAGCATAGTTCATTCCAAACACTCTGTGCAAA GTCAACGGACCACTCTGCCTCCCACCACCAAGCACACTACAACTGAGCCCACTGCAACCTCTCAGAAACCTACAATAAAACAACCAGTCTTCCAGTCCGCTGCTCATTACGTCAAAGTGTTCGATGTGCTGAAGGACTTGTCCGACACCTTGTCGTGGCAGACCAGGAAAAG GTCTTTCAGAAGCTGA